Part of the Pedobacter sp. MC2016-14 genome is shown below.
GTGGACTGCGGGAGCAGATATAGAAACTGCTGATCCAGCGTATATTCCTGCACAACTTGCGCTAATACAAAGTAAATGGTTCAGTTTTTACACGGATAAGTTTCTGAAAAAATTTCTACCTGTTAAAATTTTATTGTGTAAAAAGGTAGATTCTGTGTATAATGGATATGTATTTACGCCCACATTTATGGCGGTAAAAATGACCAAAAAAGTTGGGGCTTATTACAACTACGATAACATTAAGGTAAATTATGGTGATGCCACTGTGAATAACATGACAGCAGCAGAGCAACGCACTTTTTTAACTAGCGTAAACATCACTTTTATTCAAAGTATCATAGCAAGAGGCTTAAGTACACCTACCGCTGAGTTTATCAATAGCGCAGACTATGTCACTGCCATGACCACTAATGCACAGTCTTTTAGTAGAGGTATCATTATGGGATATTATGGTGCTAATGCGCAAGCCGACTGGAATGCCTACATCACAGCAATGGTTACTTTTTCTACTGTGAACATGAATACTTCTACACCAAACTACGATTTAACAGGTGCTGGGATACTCAACGTTACGAAAGACACCAATGGCCAAATCAGGAAACGCTATAATATAGTTAGAGATTACTTCATCAATGAGTACGGGGTAGATCTGCAATTGATAGGTAACGCTACCAAAGGTATATAGGGACTTAATACATACTAACACACAAATGAAACCTATAAAAACAGTGTTCCTCAGCCTCGGGCTGATGGTTACAGGAATTGTATGCGCGTATGCACAAACAGAAACAAAGGTGCCGGCTATCGGCACCTTTGTTAAACCTGCCGCCAAACAGTATAAAGGGATGTTTAATATCCTGGTACAAGACGATAAATATTTCATAGAAATTCCAGATCAATTGCTTGGTCGTGATATTCTTACCAGCATTACCATCATCAGCGGTTCGGCGCAGCGTATGCGTAACCCTGCAATGCGCTATGGTTTTGCAGGAGATGCGGTAAATGACCGCGTAATCCGTTTTAATAAGGGTATCAATGGGAAAATGAACCTCATTGCTCCAGAATTTGTACAAGCAACTGATACGGGTAGTATGTACTTTAATGCGGTCAAAACGAATTTAGTACCCAGCCTCCTTGCTTTTGATATCGTGGCAACCGGAACTTCGAGTTCTCTTATTGACATTACCAACCTCTTTGCCGGCGACAACGATTTATTCTCTTTAAAGGGAGCTGCCGTGGAACTGAAATTAGGTTCATTTGAACCTCAGAAGTCTAAGCTACTTGGCGTAAGTGCTTTTGAAAATAACATCGTTTTTCGCTCCATTAAAAGTTATGGCGAAGGTGCCCCAGCGCAAGGGCCACCTGCTGCACCTGGTGCAGCACCAAAAAAGCAAGAAACTAACCCAACGATGTGGGAGGTTGGATCCTCCTGGTTTTTATTGCCAAAGGTGCCAATGGCTCAGCGTTACGCAGATAAAAGAATAGGTTATTTTTTAACGGGCCTAAAAAATTATGATACAAACCCCGAAAGAAATGAGTTTTTAACCTTTGCCAACAGATGGCGAATTGAACCTAAACCGGAAGATCTGCAGAAATTCAAAAACGGCGAACTGGTTGAACCTGCAAAACCGATCGTATTTTACATTGATCGCAATACCCCGGCATACCTTATCCCCTACATGATTGAAGGGGTAAACGCCTGGCGCAAAAGTTTTGAAAAGATAGGCTTTAAAAATGCTATTACCGGCAAGCTTGCCCCAACTGCTGCAGAAGATCCGGATTATACCATGGAGGATGCCAGGTACTCTTACATTTCTTATAAGCCTTCTGAAATGGCCAATGCTTACGGACCGCAAATTGTAGACCCCCGCTCTGGTGAAATTCTCTCTTCTCACATTGCGGTGTTCCACAACATTCAGGAACTCCTGCAACGCTGGTATTTCTCCATGTGCGCCACAACAGACCCTGCTGCAAGAAAAATCCCCATGGACAAGGCGCTGATGGGAACACTTATTAAAAACGTGATTACCCATGAGGTAGGGCATACCATTGGCTTGAGGCACAATTTTGCAGGCAGCTCATCCTACCCGGTTGATAGCTTACGCAATAGAGATTTTATCCGTAAAAATAGCTTCGGTCCATCTGTAATGGATTATATGCGTTTTAATTACGCCGCGCAGCCAGAGGATAAAATGTCTCCAACAGACTTGCTGCCCGTTATTGGTGTATACGATGATTATGCGATTGAATGGGGCTATAAATACATGCCCGAAATGGATTCAAAAGCTGTGGCAGACTACCTTACTTCCTGGGTTTCCGAAAAAAGAAAAGACCCACGTTTTTTTTACTTTGAGGAGGGCGACTTTTTTGATCCAAGGGTGCAGAGCGAAGACATTGGAGACAACAATATGAAAGCCAATGCCCTTGGTGTAGAAAACCTTAAAAAAATTATGGCCAACCTCAATAAATGGGGAGAAGGCGATGATCATGAGTATTTAACCCTCCGGTCAATGTACCGCGCCGTTCAGGGCCGTTATTATCAATACCTGCAACACGTAGCTAAAAACATAGGTGGTGTATTTACTGATAATGCATTGCGTACAGAGCATAAAAGTAATTTCATTCCGGTTAGCCGGGCGCAGCAAAAGGAAGCACTGGCCTATTTAGCTGCCTACATGTTAACAGAGCCTAAATGGTTGTATCCTGAAGATATTATGGCAAAAACAAGGTTTAGCTTTGATAGCGATGTAGAAGCCAGTTATGGTGATCTGCTAGGCAGGTTGTTCTCTAAATATTCCGCATTGTCAAGGGTAGAGAATATTGAGGGTAATAGTGAATATACGGCTGCCGAATTTTTAACTGATTTGCATCAGTTGATTTTTAAAGGTATGGAAGATGGAAAGCCTATATCCCGCTACAACAGAATGCTGCAACGCTCTTTTCTTAATACAGTACTTAGGCATGTTGATAGTCCGGGCACGTTTCCTAATAATGTAGACTTAAAAATGACGGAGCTGCTAAAAATTACAGCAGCACAAGCTGAAGCAGGTGCAGCACTGCAAACCGACTTCATTTCAAAAAGCCACCTAACCGCTATTGCAAACATGATTAAGGTTTGGCGTACCGGAAGAAACGATGCATATCTAACTAAATAATGATAAATTGATGAAATATATATATTATACCCTGTTTACCGCTTCTTTATTACTCAGCGGATCAGGAATACAGGCACAGGTAACCAGCAGCTCCTCTGCATCCCATAAGGCTAAGGCCGTAGCACCTGCGCCAATAACCGAAACTGATGCAACTAAGGATGAGCCAATGGCTTTTCAAAAGTTTTTTAAAAAAACAATGGTTGTTACGCCAGGGGAGTTCACTGTTTACCAGGACGGCTCCAGATATTTCCTGGAAGTGCCCGCATCGGCATTAAATTCGGATCTTTTAATCATTGGCGATATTGCCCGTGGATATAGCAATAACATTTCGCAATCCTCCGGTGTGATCCGTTTAAGTAAGGGAACGGGAAACAACCTTAATGTAACCAAAGAGGTTTATAAGGAGGCGGCATCCCCGGATTTTAACCAGGGGATTGAAGCGCTGGTTCAAAAATCTAACCTTGTTCCGGTGAGTTTTGTAATGCCTATAGAAGCTTTAGGAAAAATAAAAGGCAGTTACATTTTAAACATTACCAGGCATTTGCTGGAAAGTGGAGAGCTTTTCTCCTTTAAAGAGGTAAGCGGACTAAGTGGTTCTGATGCAGCACGCTCTGGTGTGCAAAAAGTAAGGGCTTCACAAAATGGTGTTGTGTTCAGTGTACTACGTACTCAAACTACACCTGGCTCTAGTTACAATGGTAGCAAAGCGATAGATAAGGCTGTGGCTTACGTGCTTGAGCTCGTTATCCAGCGATTGCCTGCATCCCAAATGAAAGTGAGGGAAGCAGACCAGAGAATAGGTTTTGGAACAGTTAATTACAACGATTTTGGGAAAAGCCCTTACGGCGTAAAAAATGTAAAAGTAATTACAAAATGGAATCTTGGGGTTAAAGCGGCGGATCAAAAACGCTACTTTGCCGGTGAACTGGTTGAACCAGAAAAGCAGATCAAGATTTTTGTAGATCCTACTACGCCTGCGCTCTTTGTCCCTTACATCAAAAAAGCTGTGCAGCAATGGAACGACGCCTTTAGCACAGCAGGATTTAAAAATGCACTGGTGGTGGTGATGGATCAAAACGACAGCTGGTTGTCTTCAGGAAAGATCCTTATTAAATGGGGCAATGCCTTAAATGGCATTGCCACCAATACCGTTACAGATCCCCGTACGGGAGAGATTCTTGCCGCGAAGATGAATATTGATGTAAACGTGTGCGATGAATTACTGCCTTCTTATTTTGCTAAATGTGGGTTTAAAGACCCAAGGGTTATGAAAAACCTATACAATCCAGCCCTGCGCGGCGAAATTATGGAATGGAAGGTGGCAAAGGGTTTAGGGGAATTGCTGGGCATGACGCCTAACCTTCACGGCAGCGCCGCATACACCCCAAAACAGCTTAGATCTGGCACATGGTTAAAAGATCACGGCTTTACAGCTTCCGTAACAGACGATATGCAATTTAACTATGTGGTACAGCCAGAAGATAACATTGATGTTGCAGAGCTAATGCCACGTGTTGGTGCATACGATAAAATGGCGATTGGATGGGCATACCGCATATTCGCAGATCGCACAGCAGAAAAGAAAATGTTGGCCTCTTTGAAAATATCAAATGCTGAACTGCTCTTCCTGGACGAAAATAAAAACGATCCATCTACCAGAAAAGGCGACTTATCTTCTGATCTTCTGGAGGCTTCAGAATTGGGTATGAAGAACGTTCAGCGCTATTATCCACAAGTGGAAAAACTCACTTCAGCTATGGACGATAAAGACGAAGATTGGTCTAACTTCAAACTGCTTTCTAAAGCTTTTCAAATTAGTTATCAATTGTATACAGATAATGTGGTCAGCTATATTGGAGGTGTTTCCGTACGTCCGGTGCTTAAGGGATATAACGATACCGGTATAATATATACGTCAAAAAAAGATCAGCAAAAGGCAATGGCCTTACTAAATAATTGGTTCTTTAACGGTGCGCCTTCCTGGATGCAGAGTAAAAAGTTAAATCAGCTTAACTCAGAGTCTGAATCTTCAAAGATGGGCAATAGTACACAGGATGCCCTCAGGAAATTTATAAGTTCTGATGTGCTAAACAACCTTATACAGGCAGAATATGCATTGGGTAAGGAAGCATATACAGTGAACGACCTGTTTACAGATCTTGATCATTATATTTTTAAGGATTTTAATACAACCGATTCTGTGGATGCTTACCGGATGCTTATGCAAACCAATTTTATATATGATCTCTCTGTGGCAGTTGCTAAAAACAACATCACCGGTGGTTTAACTGACTCTAACGAAGTGTTGCACCTCTATTTTATCAGGACTATGGAGCGCATTGGAAATCTTGCAGATAAACATCAGGACGCTTCGGCACGGGAGCATTACAGGGTAATGAAGCAAAAAATTCAACGGGATATGAACCAAAAACAGAACTAAATACGGATGAAAAAACTATTGACAGGAATAATGTTCATGATGGCCACTGCCGGTTATGCACAAAATAGAAGCATCAATTTTAATACTACCTCCTTGCAGGAAGCTTTTAAGCTAGCCAAGGCGCAGCATAAAATGATTTTTACCGATTGTTATACAGAATGGTGTGTACCCTGCAAAGGAATGGAAAAGCTGGTGTTTACACAAGATAGCGTAGCAGATTTTTTTAATAGCCATTTTATCAATGTAAAAATGGATATGGAAAAAGGAGAGGGGCCGGCTGCAATTAAAACCTATACTGTGGGCGCATTTCCAACCTATTTGTTATTTGATGAAAATGGCAAGCAGGTTTATAAGTTTGTAGGTGGTATGTCGGCTACTGAATTTATGGCGAAAATAAAGCTGGGTATGAAGGTAGACAATGAAGAAAGCCGGATGCTGGCAAGGTATGCTGCTGGAGAGCGCCAGCCAGACTTGATGAGAGAACTGATTCTGTTAAAAATCCGCCAGATGGAAATTGGAGTAGCAAAAAAGCTGAATGATGAACTGATGGATTTGCTTACACCTGCTCAGCGTGCCTTACCAGAAAACTGGGTACTATTTAAAGAGAACAGGTACGCTATGTATTTATCTAATGTAGATACCCGGAATTTTAACTACCTGGTAGACCACTGGAGGGATTTTGCAGCGAACAACAACAAAGACTCCGTAGACCGTAAAATGTCATTGATCTTTAGAAAACTTGCAACTGAATCTTTAGAAGGTTATCACTTTAAAAAACAGCCTTATGTTAAAGCGCAGTTTGAACACTATAAAGAACAGATCAAAGCTACGGAGATGCCAGATAAAAACCAGTTATTGGTGTTGATTGAAATGGGACAAGCTGCGGGGGAGAAAAATCCGGAGAAAGTAACCGCACTGTTTGAAAAAAATATCCATACTTTTTCTGAAGACAATCTGAGGATTACCTGGGGTTATGTATCTTATTGTGCTTCTATTCCGGGTTACAAATACCCAAGGGCTACTCAAATTGCAGATAAGGTGATCAAAAAAACAAAAAACCCTTACCTGGTTTCAACATGTGAGATGCTTAAAGCCAACCAGATCAGGGCAAATAAACCCATAAACGAAGCTCAAAATAAGTAGGGGATGAACAGAAAATATAAGTTATTGTGGCTACTGTTAATTTTGCCCGCTTCTTTGTGGGCGCAAACGCCAGATTATGAAGCCGCCGAATATTTTGACGCCCCAAACCTGCAAAGGCAAATAGGTACTACGCAGGTTATCCCTTTTTTTCTGAAGAAAAGTAACAAGTTTTGGTTTAGCGCTAATGGCCCGGCAGCAGGTGGACTTCCCCCGCATCGCCCGATGAAGGGGCAGAAGATCGACATTGGCAATGATGCCGATGAGCGGGTTACAACTGATTATGGAATAAATGCCACGTCTCCACCTTCATTGAATGTTTTTAGCCTGGATAAGGATAATTATTATTTGGTTGATCCCGACAAAAAGCAGAAAATTGTTTTGTTTGACAAGGTGGCCATTGCTCAGAAGCTGCAGGAATTAACAAAGGGAGAGCCAAGTCGTACTTCGGTAACCTACAGTCCCCAGTTTTCAAATGATGAAAAAACCGTGCAGGTAGGATATAACGGTGAGACTTACGACTATAACTATACTACAAAGACACTGCTGAAGCAGGTAAAAAAGGGGCCTCAGAAATTTCCTGTTTACCATACTGGTACCATATCGCCAGATAAAAAATGGCTGTTGTATTCTCGTCATCATAATTTATACATTAAGGGGGTTAATACGGATACCGCAGAGCGCGTACTGGCTAATGATGGAGCTGAATACCATTCTTTTTCCATCAATGAGTTGGATAAATATGCTGGCGTTAACGGATCTACAGATGCAGTTTGGACTCCTGATTCTAAATCATTCTATGTGCTTCGTAAAGATACACGGAAGGTGCAGACGCTGTCTGTGTTCAATTCTGCAAGCAATTTCGGCAGGCCTTACCTAACTACCTATAAATATGAGCTGCCCGGTGATGCAGATGTTGCGCAATATGAGTTTTACGTGGGCAATGCTGCGGCACATACGCTTAAAAAGGTAAACATCGACCGTTGGCCCGATCAGCAAGTAGAGGTGTTGCGCAACCAAACCAGCAATGGAGAAGTTTTTATACTGCGCAAGAAGAGAAGTCGTGACGAAATGGAACTTTGTGCGGTAGATTTAAATACAGGTGCTTTGCGTGTGGTGATCAATGAGGTTAGCAAACCTTTTATCAATATGGATATGTTCAATGTTTCTATTATTAACGGAGGCAAGGATATTTTATGGTGGAGCGACCGGACAGGATGGGGACAATATTATCACTACGACAGAACTGGTCGTTTGCTAAATTCGGTTACACAAGGTGACTGGACTGCGGGTAAGATTGTAGCAACGGACAGTGCTAAGAAGGTTGTTTATTTTTATGGCTATGGCAAAGAAAAAGGGCGCAATCCCAACTATGCATTTTTATATAAAGTTGGTTTAGATGGTCGCAACCAACAATTGCTGACCCCTGAAGATGCAACCCATGCCGTTTTTATGTCGCCAAATAAGAATTATTTTGTGGATTATTTTTCCAGGATAGACCTTGAACCGGTAACCATTGTACGCAACACCGAAGGTAAATATATCCAGGAAGTATTGAAACCCGATTTTAGCAAACTGTATGCTTATGGATGGAAACAGCCGGAAATGTTTACGGTAAAAGCTAAGGATGGGGTAACAGATCTTTACGGATTGATGTGGAAACCCTTTAACTTCGATCCCAATAAAAAATACCCTATCATTTCACAAGTGTATCCCGGGCCTTTTATAGAAACCGTATGGAATGAATTTACAGTGACTGACCGATACAACAATACCTCATTGGCTCAAACGGGTTTTGTAGTTGTGGTGATGGGCCATAGGGGCAGTTCGCCTTACCGCAATGCAGCCTATTATAAGTTTGGTTATGGCAATTTGAGGGACTATGCCTTGGAGGATGATAAATATGGCTTGGAGCAGCTGGCCGCACGTTATAACTTCATCGATTTAAATAGGGTTGGGATCTTTGGTCACTCAGGAGGGGGCATGATGTCCACAGCCGCATTATGTACTTACCCGGGTTTTTATAAGGTTGCTGTGTCTTCTTCAGGGAATCATGACAATACTATTTATAACCGAACATGGGGCGAAACCTACAATGGTTACGGTAAAAAGATTGATGTAAACCAAAGTCTGGCCAAAAACCTAAGGGGGCATTTGATGCTGGTTACAGGTGAGTCTGATCAAAATGTTAACCCTGCAGGTACGTATAGAATGGTAGATGCGCTGATTAAGGCAGATAAAGATTTTGATTTATTGGTGTTGCCCGGGCAAAGTCATACTTATGAAGAACCTTACAAGACGTATTTTCAAAGGCGCTTAAGGCAGTATTTTGCAAAGTATTTGATGGAAAAATAAATTTCATAGGCAGTAGTAATAAATTTTTCCGAAAACTAATCGTTATGAGGCCTGTTGTAAATACATAAAATCTACAACTATGGAAAACAGCATTAATAACCAAAATGAACAAGTAGAGGAAGAAATCCCTACGATTGATCAATTTCAGGTAGGCAGGAGTACACCTGAAGAGAAAGATCTGGAAAGTACTGATACTACAACTGCTCTGGCTGATGGTGACACTGCAGAAGAAGATGCAGGCTACACCAGCGAAGAAGTTGAATTTGCAGATGGAGAAGGAACTTTGCTTGATGAAGAACTCTCCGTTGATCCTGAAGATGACGACTTAGA
Proteins encoded:
- a CDS encoding zinc-dependent metalloprotease; protein product: MKPIKTVFLSLGLMVTGIVCAYAQTETKVPAIGTFVKPAAKQYKGMFNILVQDDKYFIEIPDQLLGRDILTSITIISGSAQRMRNPAMRYGFAGDAVNDRVIRFNKGINGKMNLIAPEFVQATDTGSMYFNAVKTNLVPSLLAFDIVATGTSSSLIDITNLFAGDNDLFSLKGAAVELKLGSFEPQKSKLLGVSAFENNIVFRSIKSYGEGAPAQGPPAAPGAAPKKQETNPTMWEVGSSWFLLPKVPMAQRYADKRIGYFLTGLKNYDTNPERNEFLTFANRWRIEPKPEDLQKFKNGELVEPAKPIVFYIDRNTPAYLIPYMIEGVNAWRKSFEKIGFKNAITGKLAPTAAEDPDYTMEDARYSYISYKPSEMANAYGPQIVDPRSGEILSSHIAVFHNIQELLQRWYFSMCATTDPAARKIPMDKALMGTLIKNVITHEVGHTIGLRHNFAGSSSYPVDSLRNRDFIRKNSFGPSVMDYMRFNYAAQPEDKMSPTDLLPVIGVYDDYAIEWGYKYMPEMDSKAVADYLTSWVSEKRKDPRFFYFEEGDFFDPRVQSEDIGDNNMKANALGVENLKKIMANLNKWGEGDDHEYLTLRSMYRAVQGRYYQYLQHVAKNIGGVFTDNALRTEHKSNFIPVSRAQQKEALAYLAAYMLTEPKWLYPEDIMAKTRFSFDSDVEASYGDLLGRLFSKYSALSRVENIEGNSEYTAAEFLTDLHQLIFKGMEDGKPISRYNRMLQRSFLNTVLRHVDSPGTFPNNVDLKMTELLKITAAQAEAGAALQTDFISKSHLTAIANMIKVWRTGRNDAYLTK
- a CDS encoding zinc-dependent metalloprotease yields the protein MKYIYYTLFTASLLLSGSGIQAQVTSSSSASHKAKAVAPAPITETDATKDEPMAFQKFFKKTMVVTPGEFTVYQDGSRYFLEVPASALNSDLLIIGDIARGYSNNISQSSGVIRLSKGTGNNLNVTKEVYKEAASPDFNQGIEALVQKSNLVPVSFVMPIEALGKIKGSYILNITRHLLESGELFSFKEVSGLSGSDAARSGVQKVRASQNGVVFSVLRTQTTPGSSYNGSKAIDKAVAYVLELVIQRLPASQMKVREADQRIGFGTVNYNDFGKSPYGVKNVKVITKWNLGVKAADQKRYFAGELVEPEKQIKIFVDPTTPALFVPYIKKAVQQWNDAFSTAGFKNALVVVMDQNDSWLSSGKILIKWGNALNGIATNTVTDPRTGEILAAKMNIDVNVCDELLPSYFAKCGFKDPRVMKNLYNPALRGEIMEWKVAKGLGELLGMTPNLHGSAAYTPKQLRSGTWLKDHGFTASVTDDMQFNYVVQPEDNIDVAELMPRVGAYDKMAIGWAYRIFADRTAEKKMLASLKISNAELLFLDENKNDPSTRKGDLSSDLLEASELGMKNVQRYYPQVEKLTSAMDDKDEDWSNFKLLSKAFQISYQLYTDNVVSYIGGVSVRPVLKGYNDTGIIYTSKKDQQKAMALLNNWFFNGAPSWMQSKKLNQLNSESESSKMGNSTQDALRKFISSDVLNNLIQAEYALGKEAYTVNDLFTDLDHYIFKDFNTTDSVDAYRMLMQTNFIYDLSVAVAKNNITGGLTDSNEVLHLYFIRTMERIGNLADKHQDASAREHYRVMKQKIQRDMNQKQN
- a CDS encoding thioredoxin family protein; amino-acid sequence: MKKLLTGIMFMMATAGYAQNRSINFNTTSLQEAFKLAKAQHKMIFTDCYTEWCVPCKGMEKLVFTQDSVADFFNSHFINVKMDMEKGEGPAAIKTYTVGAFPTYLLFDENGKQVYKFVGGMSATEFMAKIKLGMKVDNEESRMLARYAAGERQPDLMRELILLKIRQMEIGVAKKLNDELMDLLTPAQRALPENWVLFKENRYAMYLSNVDTRNFNYLVDHWRDFAANNNKDSVDRKMSLIFRKLATESLEGYHFKKQPYVKAQFEHYKEQIKATEMPDKNQLLVLIEMGQAAGEKNPEKVTALFEKNIHTFSEDNLRITWGYVSYCASIPGYKYPRATQIADKVIKKTKNPYLVSTCEMLKANQIRANKPINEAQNK
- a CDS encoding DPP IV N-terminal domain-containing protein gives rise to the protein MNRKYKLLWLLLILPASLWAQTPDYEAAEYFDAPNLQRQIGTTQVIPFFLKKSNKFWFSANGPAAGGLPPHRPMKGQKIDIGNDADERVTTDYGINATSPPSLNVFSLDKDNYYLVDPDKKQKIVLFDKVAIAQKLQELTKGEPSRTSVTYSPQFSNDEKTVQVGYNGETYDYNYTTKTLLKQVKKGPQKFPVYHTGTISPDKKWLLYSRHHNLYIKGVNTDTAERVLANDGAEYHSFSINELDKYAGVNGSTDAVWTPDSKSFYVLRKDTRKVQTLSVFNSASNFGRPYLTTYKYELPGDADVAQYEFYVGNAAAHTLKKVNIDRWPDQQVEVLRNQTSNGEVFILRKKRSRDEMELCAVDLNTGALRVVINEVSKPFINMDMFNVSIINGGKDILWWSDRTGWGQYYHYDRTGRLLNSVTQGDWTAGKIVATDSAKKVVYFYGYGKEKGRNPNYAFLYKVGLDGRNQQLLTPEDATHAVFMSPNKNYFVDYFSRIDLEPVTIVRNTEGKYIQEVLKPDFSKLYAYGWKQPEMFTVKAKDGVTDLYGLMWKPFNFDPNKKYPIISQVYPGPFIETVWNEFTVTDRYNNTSLAQTGFVVVVMGHRGSSPYRNAAYYKFGYGNLRDYALEDDKYGLEQLAARYNFIDLNRVGIFGHSGGGMMSTAALCTYPGFYKVAVSSSGNHDNTIYNRTWGETYNGYGKKIDVNQSLAKNLRGHLMLVTGESDQNVNPAGTYRMVDALIKADKDFDLLVLPGQSHTYEEPYKTYFQRRLRQYFAKYLMEK